Proteins encoded in a region of the Oxyura jamaicensis isolate SHBP4307 breed ruddy duck chromosome 17, BPBGC_Ojam_1.0, whole genome shotgun sequence genome:
- the LOC118175262 gene encoding carboxyl-terminal PDZ ligand of neuronal nitric oxide synthase protein-like has product MPVKNRYNLVDDGCDSRVPLHNEEAFQHGIHFQAKYIGSLDVPRPSSRVEIVAAMRRIRYEFKAKNIKKKKVSIIVSVDGVKVILRKKQKRKEWTWDESKMVVMHDPVYRIFYVSHDSQDLKIFSYIARDGANNSFRCNVFKSKKKSQAMRVVRTVGQAFEVCHKLSLQHALQNADGQADGASDKSAEEQPPEVHQIKGSKITDMDEVGLDSDGICVSERGPGELPAARGELSVLKPGQGTKDKNCQDSESCSLCPAGSQQLLSPGSPCSSASITPLASQHCLQLLQQQLLQQQQQTQVAVAQVQLLKDQLAAETAARIEAQARVRQLLLTNRDLLQHVSLLVRQLKALESRAQRRQPVDRSLQNLSLAQSLSLNLKNHYSLDIALPSTSTPASVLGSPVGPRSLSALGAGDSYLNLLGLERGGPCFGSKEGDESLAAALEGQDGLSRRVEGSEVSDVALLNGSSRQKAEDVDRGDEDRRQQPIPKLNPPPPILRKRSSKTSPSLEVEAKPESTAHVSLPSPSVSSLTNITASSLTLLDSEARTPAWSAAASTEPVPSRTFQRVLSKDRAGENGHTSPPSSCHDPAASEVLGKDLAVLVSPTDSILPFSPVDDTCLHISFSEDELLEPELDTTVGPSRVPS; this is encoded by the exons TATGAATTCAAAGCCAAGAAcataaagaagaagaaggtgaGCATCATTGTGTCCGTGGACGGCGTGAAGGTGATCCTGCGCAAGAAGCAGAAG CGTAAGGAGTGGACCTGGGACGAGAGCAAGATGGTGGTGATGCACGATCCCGTGTACAG AATCTTCTACGTGTCTCACGACTCGCAAgacctgaaaatatttagctACATCGCGAGGGACGGCGCCAACAACTCCTTCAGGTGCAACGTCTTCAAATCCAAGAAGAAG AGCCAGGCCATGCGCGTGGTGCGCACAGTGGGCCAGGCCTTTGAGGTGTGCCACAAGCTGAGCCTGCAGCACGCCCTGCAGAACGCCGACGGCCAGGCAGACGGCGCCAGCGACAAGTCAGCAGAGGAGCAGCCGCCCGAAG TGCACCAGATAAAGGGCTCCAAGATCACAGACATGGACGAGGTTGGCCTCGACTCTGATGGCATCTGCGTGTCTGAGAGGGGACcaggagagctgcctgctgccaggggtGAGCTCAGTGTGCTGAAACCTGGACAAGGCACCAAGGACAAGAACTGCCAG GACTCGGagagctgctccctgtgccCGGccggctcccagcagctgctcagccccggcagcccctgctcctcagcctccATCACGCCGCTGgcctcccagcactgcctccagctgctccagcagcagctcctccagcagcagcagcagacgcAGGTGGCGGTGGCTCAG GTGCAGCTGCTGAAGGACCAGCTGGCGGCAGAGACGGCGGCGCGCATCGAGGCGCAGGCCCGGGTgcggcagctgctgctgaccaACCGCGACCTGCTGCAGCACGTCTCGCTGCTGGTGCGGCAGCTGAAGGCGCTGGAGAGCCGGGCACAGCGCCGGCAGCCGG TTGACCGCTCGCTGCAGAACCTGTCCCTGGCGCAGTCGCTGTCCCTCAACCTGAAGAACCACTACAGCCTGGACATTGCCCTGCCCTCCACCTCCACGCCCGCCAGCGTCCTGGGCAGCCCCGTGGGCCCCCGCTCGCTGTCGGCCCTGGGCGCTGGGGATTCCTACCTCAACCTGCTCGGCCTGGAGAGGGGCGGCCCCTGCTTCGGCAGCAAGGAGGGGGACGAGAGCTTGGCCGCTGCGCTGGAGGGGCAGGACGGGCTCAGCAGGCGCGTGGAGGGCTCCGAGGTCAGCGACGTGGCTCTGCTCAACGGGAGCAGCCGGCAGAAGGCAGAGGACGTGGACAGAGGGGACGAGGACAG GCGCCAGCAGCCCATTCCCAAGCTGAACCCGCCGCCACCCATCCTACGCAAGAGGTCAAGCAAGACCTCCCCGAGCCTGGAAGTGGAGGCTAAACCCGAGAGCACTGCCCATGTGAGCCTTCCCAGCCCCAGCGTGTCCAGCCTCACCAACATCACTGCCAGCTCCCTCACCCTCTTGGACTCTGAGGCAAGGACTCCTGCTTGGAGCGCTGCCGCCAGCACAGAGCCCGTCCCCTCCAGGACCTTCCAGCGTGTTCTCAGCAAGGACAGGGCTGGAGAGAACGGGCACACGTCCCCACCATCCAGCTGCCACGACCCTGCAGCCAGTGAGGTCCTGGGCAAGGACTTGGCCGTGCTGGTGAGCCCCACAGACAGCATACTGCCCTTCTCTCCTGTGGACGACACCTGCCTACACATCAGCTTCTCGGAAGATGAGCTGCTGGAACCGGAGCTGGACACTACTGTGGGGCCCAGCAGGGTCCCCTCTTAG